From the Anguilla anguilla isolate fAngAng1 chromosome 8, fAngAng1.pri, whole genome shotgun sequence genome, one window contains:
- the LOC118233788 gene encoding LOW QUALITY PROTEIN: polycomb complex protein BMI-1-like (The sequence of the model RefSeq protein was modified relative to this genomic sequence to represent the inferred CDS: substituted 1 base at 1 genomic stop codon): MELSEFVQKGLQYLADADYFDVKTFSALVEVAFRSLLASHADEAILDGAEFKHIDQTLLKHCHVAATTCILELAKQNSDKSTICTCLEDIKFDPERIDIFYSSFQKNKSELENLLSRXVVIHPLEKFILVAQWNNFRLFISMTMHRTTRIKITELNPHLMCVLCGGYFIDATTIVECLHSFCKMCIVRYLETSKYCPICDVQVHKTKPLLNIRSDKTLQDIVYKLVPGLFKNEMKRRRDFYAEHPSVDAANGSNEDRGEVADEDKRIITDDEIISLSIEFFDQSKIDKQDNGEKEKAKEEMNDKRYLQCPAAMTVMHLRKFLRSKMDIPCTFQIEVMYEDEPLKDYYTLMDIAYIYTWRRNGPLPLKYRVRPSCKKVKISHPREGRGSANRSEMESDSGSDKANSPGGLPSTSSSLPSPSTPVQSPHPHFPHISSAVNGTSVNPSPKRPALFCSKARKPSLNGSSASSG; encoded by the exons ATGGAGTTGTCGGAGTTCGTACAGAAAGGGCTACAATATTTGGCAGATGCGGATTATTTTGACGTGAAAACGTTCTCGGCTTTGGTAGAGGTGGCGTTCCGCAGTTTACTCGCCTCACACGCGGACGAAGCGATCTTAG atGGCGCAGAATTTAAGCACATTGATCAAACTTTGCTGAAGCATTGCCACGTTGCAGCCACCACTTGTATACTGGAACTTGCAAAGCAGAATTCGGATAAATCGACAATTTG caCATGTCTGGAGGACATTAAGTTTGATCCTGAGAGAATAGACATATTTTACAGTTCATTCCAG AAGAACAAAAGTGAATTGGAAAACCTGTTGTCCAGGTGAGTTGTGA TACATCCACTTGA GAAGTTCATTTTAGTTGCACAATGGAACAACTTCAG GTTGTTTATCTCCATGACGATGCATCGAACAACAAGAATAAAGATAACGGAGCTAAATCCGCATTTGATGTGTGTGCTCTGCGGCGGATATTTCATAGATGCGACCACAATCGTGGAATGCTTGCACTCCT tttgtaaaATGTGCATTGTCCGATATTTGGAGACCAGCAAATACTGCCCAATTTGCGATGTCCAAGTACACAAAACAAAGCCTCTTTTAAATATAAG GTCTGATAAGACTCTTCAAGACATAGTCTACAAGTTGGTCCCGGGCCTTTTCAAAA ATGAAATGAAGCGAAGAAGGGACTTCTATGCTGAGCATCCTTCAGTAGATG CCGCAAATGGATCGAATGAAGACAGAGGAGAAGTGGCGGACGAGGACAAAAGGATAATTACGGATGATGAGATAATCAGCCTCTCCATCGAGTTCTTTGACCAGAGCAA gATTGACAAACAAGAtaatggagagaaggagaaagcgAAGGAGGAG atgAATGACAAGCGGTACTTGCAGTGTCCAGCTGCCATGACTGTGATGCATCTCAGAAAATTTCTTAGAAGTAAAATGGATATTCCATGCACCTTCCAG ATTGAAGTAATGTACGAAGATGAGCCCCTGAAAGATTACTACACATTAATGGACATCGCCTACATATACACCTGGAGAAGG AACGGCCCCTTGCCGCTGAAGTACAGAGTGCGTCCCAGCTGCAAGAAGGTGAAGATCAGCCACCCGCGCGAGGGCCGCGGCAGCGCCAACCGCTCCGAGATGGAGAGCGACTCGGGCAGCGACAAGGCCAACAGCCCCGGCGGCCtgccctccacctcctcctccctccccagccccagcaCCCCGGTCCAGTCGCCGCACCCCCACTTCCCGCACATCTCCAGCGCCGTCAACGGCACCTCCGTGAACCCCAGTCCGAAGCGCCCGGCCCTGTTCTGCAGCAAAGCGCGCAAGCCCTCGCTCAACGGCTCCTCGGCCTCCTCCGGATGA